The genomic DNA TTGTTGTCCACCCCGACTACCGTTCAGATGGCATTGGACAGCTAAGCGTTAAAGCTGCACTAGAATGGGTCGCAGAAAGGAGAATACCCGAGATGAGGAAGAAGAAGCACTTCGTCGAAACCATAGCACAGATGGCCCGCTATAACCCATTCTTCGAAAAGGTTGGCTTTAGGTTCGTGTGGGAAACCGCGAGCGGAAGGCCAGTTCTAATCTACCCGCTAACCCAGGAAGCCAAGGAGTACCTAGAGAGGTACTTCAAGGAGGATCCCTATGCCCCCAAGGAGCCCCTCTGGAAGCCAAGCTACGGAAAAGTGGAACCGCTAAACGGCCCAATAGTGTTCAAGAACGTGAGCAAGGTCTTCGAGAGCGAACTCGACATAAAGGGTCTTCCTGAAGAAATCCAAGAGTTGCTGAAGGCCTTCGGAGTGAGGCACAGGGTAATTCAGAGGCCAGTTTTGAGGAACCTAAACTTCGAGATAAAGCCTGGGGAGGTCATAGCGGTCGTTGGGGCAAGCGGTGCCGGTAAGACAACCCTATTAAGGCTAATCCTGGGGGCCGTTAAGGGTTATTGGGAGGAGAAGTACAGACCAACTACGGGAAAGATCGAAGTTCCAGACAACGTCAAGGTTGCAGTTATGATTCCAGGGGAGTTCGAGCCCGAATTTGGCTCTGAAAGCATTCTAGAACATGTTTACAGGAAGATCAAGGATTTAAATGCCGCCGTAGAAGTGCTAAACAGGGCAGGATTGAGCGATGCAGTTCTTTACAGGGCAAAGTTTTCCGAACTATCAACGGGCCAGAAGGAAAGGGCAAAAATAGCTTCTCTTCTCGCGGAGAAGCCTAACTTAATACTTATCGATGAGTTCGCCGCTCATCTAGATACCCTAACCGCGATGAGGGTGGCAAGGAAGGTTGCAGAAATCGTTAGGGAAGCTGGAATCACAGCGGTGATAATTACCCACAGGCCAGAAGTGGTTAAGGCGCTAGATCCCGATAGGGTATTGTTCGTTGGGTATGGAACCGCAATTATGAGGAAATCTCTCTGACTTCTTTTTCCTCTTTCCGAGCAAAGATTTTTAATGTCCATTGAATTACCTAGTTCTTGAAAATAAAAACTTGGTGATAAAAATGACACAGATTGAGCAGGCGAAGAGGGGTATAATCACGGATGAGATGATGCAAATCGCTCAAAAGGAAGGTATAAACCCGGAAAAATTGAGGAAGCTTGTAGCTAGGGGACATACCGTGATATTCAGGAACAAAGTTCACGATTGGGTAAAGCCCGTGGCAGTTGGCCAAGGTGTTAGGGTAAAGATAAATGCAAACATAGGAACATCAAGGGACATTGTGAACGTTGAAGAGGAGATAAAGAAAGCCCAAATCGCCGTCAAATACGGAGCCGACACAATAATGGATCTCTCGACGGGTGGAGATCTGGATGAAATAAGGAGGAAGATAATGAAGGCCGTAAACGTTCCAGTTGGGACAGTTCCAATATATCAGGCAGCCGAGGAAATGCTGGCTAAGGGGAAGGCCATAATAGAGATGAGTGAAGAGGACATGTGGAAGGCCGTAGAGAAGCACTTTAAGGATGGTGTTGACTTTGCAACGATCCATGTGGGTGTTACTAAAGAGGTCGTCGAGAAGATGAAGAGAGCCAAGAGAGTAGTAGGAATGGTTTCAAGGGGAGGGACGTTTCTAGCTGCATGGATACTATATT from Pyrococcus kukulkanii includes the following:
- a CDS encoding GNAT family N-acetyltransferase; its protein translation is MLIRGKVRESKIPKFKHRWFGVLEVDTKDGVYRLYMSGIAQWFIEGDEVEIKLLKEPKEKDGIKILEFNDYELYKFYNGEKIKVWPLWERTYRAKRYSPLTGELLYEYEIRAREATYETDFEAIAELEQYHYASQKEKVALWRCEKCGTIIEANTKPACPKCKTDKHVHILEIKGSTPASRFLLLELVKREEYEPRILAYVRVDPPIPLMHRRLPNGEIEKNIREKVFPEDWLKPSFWPEKIMHELFMELRKKYPKKIARSLLWEKAKERALRESNTAGARIARVVVHPDYRSDGIGQLSVKAALEWVAERRIPEMRKKKHFVETIAQMARYNPFFEKVGFRFVWETASGRPVLIYPLTQEAKEYLERYFKEDPYAPKEPLWKPSYGKVEPLNGPIVFKNVSKVFESELDIKGLPEEIQELLKAFGVRHRVIQRPVLRNLNFEIKPGEVIAVVGASGAGKTTLLRLILGAVKGYWEEKYRPTTGKIEVPDNVKVAVMIPGEFEPEFGSESILEHVYRKIKDLNAAVEVLNRAGLSDAVLYRAKFSELSTGQKERAKIASLLAEKPNLILIDEFAAHLDTLTAMRVARKVAEIVREAGITAVIITHRPEVVKALDPDRVLFVGYGTAIMRKSL